One genomic window of Fusarium fujikuroi IMI 58289 draft genome, chromosome FFUJ_chr01 includes the following:
- a CDS encoding related to RNA binding protein yields MARGETQQTKVHYKGSDDFIIFIDDVETYQKWKSDKSIPLAHFISSFKIFLTHNQGVQGSLDAASKAALENEFGTSVDDDVIKQILEKGDTQTVDFPERQGPKNDSKGPMISH; encoded by the exons ATGGCTCGCGGAGAGACTCAGCAGACCAAGGTCCACTACAAGGGCAGCgacgacttcatcatctttatcgatgatgttgagaccTACCAGAAGTGGAAGAGCGACAAGAGCATTCCTCTTGCTCACTTCATTTCTTCCTTCAAAATCTTTCTGACACACAA CCAAGGAGTTCAGGGAAGTCTCGATGCTGCTTCAAAGGCTGCTCTTGAGAACGAGTTTGGTACCTCTGTCGACGATGATGTCATCAAGCAGATCCTCGAGAAGGGCGATACTCAGACCGTAGAC TTCCCCGAGCGTCAAGGTCCCAAGAACGACAGCAAGGGTCCTATGATCTCCCACTAG